A window of Ptychodera flava strain L36383 chromosome 1, AS_Pfla_20210202, whole genome shotgun sequence contains these coding sequences:
- the LOC139121225 gene encoding ephrin receptor 1-like: MPKVSWYTDVNGVLTELVNGIDRITVVEERNYTGRYIRSLLYITYVQPSQDYTTYKCIAENIVGNSTHDIILTDTREPDPPTDISVIEVTWENITVTWTAGYDGGFPQYFVVGRRMSGTGDFDESQAIHESQYTLTELQPETAYDIYIKAKNNIDWSQPSETIVVVTSARPLSPLKPPSRQNSNTGIIAGLTTPLVLLMVAFVTVLLILLRKGVIRRKVVREDGVELDYVNESTQQEVDKRLQATYEEIPQSSSKGKSSAGGLQKKMDKENDTYMDLVPGNFSEKVYMKPDSNVAYSKESTYTDLSPNKGTDGIYMKIGQNAFEFPRDMVTIRNVLWSGKTHQIAVAKAWNIGGRKGITEVAVKKAKDGSNSDQEADILRESVLMKNIPSHPNVVQLLGVCTESAPTFILLEYLIQGNLWSTIEEVRSKFTTNKKDEVLTEKQLLSFTLDIAEGMKHLEELGIVHRYLSPKHILVDWSLHCKISNFGYASNVIDSASFMAKAEGSCPERWMAIESLVDLKFTSKSDVWAFGVVLWHTMTLGETPYASINLIHLAEKLMRAMNYQDRRYVGRSCVI, translated from the exons ATGCCAAAAGTTAGTTGGTATACAGATGTAAACGGCGTTTTAACGGAACTAGTGAACGGTATCGATAGAATCACAGTGGTTGAGGAAAGAAATTACACCGGTAGATACATTAGAAGTTTGCTCTATATAACATACGTGCAACCATCGCAAGATTACACAACCTACAAGTGTATAGCGGAAAATATAGTTGGAAATTCAACTCATGACATCATTTTAACTGACACAA GAGAACCTGACCCACCAACGGATATATCAGTTATTGAGGTTACTTGGgaaaatattactgttacatGGACAGCTGGATATGACGGAGGCTTTCCACAATACTTTGTCGTAGGGCGTCGAATGTCTGGTACAGGAGATTTCGATGAGTCACAAGCGATACATGAATCTCAGTACACATTGACAGAACTGCAACCTGAGACTGCGTACGATATTTACATCAAAGCAAAAAATAATATCGACTGGAGTCAGCCATCAGAAACAATCGTCGTGGTCACTTCtg CGAGGCCATTGTCTCCACTAAAACCGCCAAGTAGACAAAACAGCAACACTGGTATCATAGCTGGTTTAACAACGCCACTGGTACTGTTGATGGTCGCCTTTGTCACCGTGCTGCTGATACTATTGAGAAAGGGTGTAATCAGACGAAAAGTAGTCAGAGAAGATGGCGTTGAACTGGATTATGTTAATGAATCAACCCAGCAAG AAGTGGATAAGCGATTACAAGCAACGTATGAAGAAATTCCTCAGAGCTCGTCGAAGGGAAAATCATCTGCTGGTGGTTTACAGAAAAAGATG GACAAGGAAAATGATACGTATATGGATCTTGTTCCGGGTAATTTCTctgaaaaagtttacatgaaACCTGACAGCAATGTCGCTTAT AGCAAGGAGAGTACGTACACTGACTTGTCTCCTAACAAGGGAACCGATGgaatttacatgaaaattgGACAAAATGCGTTCGAATTCCCACGTGATATGGTTACAATACGTAATGTACTGTGGAGTGGGAAAACACATCAGATAGCTGTAGCAAAGGCTTGGAATATTGGTGGTAGGAAAGGTATAACTGAAGTAGCCGTTAAAAAGGCGAAAG ATGGAAGCAACTCCGATCAGGAAGCTGATATTCTCAGAGAAAGCGTCTTAATGAAAAACATACCCAGTCATCCTAATGTTGTACAATTGCTTGGAGTGTGCACTGAGTCAG CACCAacatttatattgctggagtaTTTGATACAAGGAAATCTTTGGTCAACTATAGAGGAAGTTCGTTCCAAATTTACAACAAACAAGAAAGACGAGGTTTTGACCGAGAAACAGTTATTATCATTTACCCTCGATATTGCAGAAGGAATGAAACATTTGGAGGAGCTAGGG ATAGTTCACAGATACCTTTCTCCAAAGCACATCCTAGTGGACTGGTCTTTACACTGCAAAATATCCAACTTCGGATATGCATCTAATGTCATAGATAGTGCATCCTTTATGGCAAAGGCTGAG GGAAGCTGTCCTGAGAGGTGGATGGCGATTGAATCCCTGGTTGACCTgaagtttacatcaaagtcaGATGTCTGGGCGTTTGGCGTCGTCCTCTGGCATACAATGACCTTAG GTGAAACTCCGTATGCATCGATCAACTTGATTCATCTCGCAGAGAAGTTAATGCGGGCTATGAACTACCAAGACCGCCGATATGTGGGCAGAAGCT GTGTGATATGA